From Streptomyces asiaticus, one genomic window encodes:
- the pruA gene encoding L-glutamate gamma-semialdehyde dehydrogenase yields MDAVTQVPVPVNEPVHTYAPGTPERARLETKLKELGENPIDLPMTIGGQKRMGAGERFDVVQPHKHSARLGTYGNATQGDAQDAIDAALAAAPAWRALSFDDRAAVILKAADLLSGPWRETLAASTMLGQSKTAQQAEIDTPCELIDFWRFNVHFARQILAEQPVTNSPGVWNRTDHRPLEGFVYAITPFNFSAIAGNLPTAPALMGNVVVWKPSPTQTHAAVLLMELLEEAGLPKGVINLVTGDGKEVSEVALAHPDLAGIHFTGSTRTFQYLWKTVGNNIENYKTYPRLVGETGGKDFIVAHPSADPAVLKTAMTRGAFEFQGQKCSAASRAYVPRSLWENGLKEEFATEVNGLTMGDVADLGNFMGAVIDERAFAKNKAAIDRAKSDPTVEVVAGGSYDDSEGWFVRPTVLVSTDPENEIFKDEYFGPILGVHVYEDEEYDAMLRQMESAAPYGLTGAIIAQDRAAAAAACEALRFAAGNFYINDKPTGAVVGQQPFGGGRASGTNDKAGAKQNLMRWTSTRSIKETLVPPTDYRYPHMG; encoded by the coding sequence ATGGACGCCGTCACCCAGGTCCCCGTGCCGGTGAACGAGCCGGTGCACACCTACGCACCCGGCACCCCGGAGCGCGCCCGCCTCGAGACCAAGCTCAAGGAGCTCGGCGAGAACCCCATCGATCTGCCGATGACCATCGGCGGCCAGAAGCGGATGGGAGCGGGGGAGCGCTTCGACGTCGTCCAGCCGCACAAGCACTCCGCCCGCCTGGGCACCTACGGCAACGCCACCCAGGGGGACGCGCAGGACGCGATCGACGCCGCCCTGGCCGCGGCCCCGGCGTGGCGCGCGCTCAGCTTCGACGACCGCGCCGCGGTCATCCTCAAGGCCGCCGATCTGCTCTCCGGCCCCTGGCGGGAGACGCTCGCCGCGTCCACCATGCTGGGCCAGTCGAAGACCGCGCAGCAGGCGGAGATCGACACCCCCTGTGAGCTGATCGACTTCTGGCGCTTCAACGTCCACTTCGCCCGCCAGATCCTGGCCGAGCAGCCGGTGACCAACTCGCCCGGGGTCTGGAACCGCACCGACCACCGGCCGCTGGAGGGGTTCGTCTACGCGATCACCCCCTTCAACTTCTCCGCCATCGCGGGCAACCTCCCGACCGCCCCCGCCCTGATGGGCAATGTGGTGGTCTGGAAGCCGTCCCCGACCCAGACGCACGCCGCCGTGCTGCTGATGGAGCTGCTGGAGGAGGCCGGGCTGCCCAAGGGCGTGATCAACCTGGTCACGGGCGACGGCAAGGAGGTCTCCGAGGTGGCGCTTGCCCACCCGGACCTCGCGGGCATCCACTTCACCGGTTCGACCCGGACCTTCCAGTACCTGTGGAAGACGGTCGGCAACAACATCGAGAACTACAAGACCTATCCGCGGCTGGTCGGCGAGACCGGCGGCAAGGACTTCATCGTCGCCCACCCCTCCGCCGACCCGGCGGTGCTGAAGACGGCGATGACCCGCGGCGCCTTCGAGTTCCAGGGCCAGAAGTGCTCCGCGGCCTCCCGCGCCTATGTGCCGCGCTCCCTGTGGGAGAACGGCCTCAAGGAGGAGTTCGCCACCGAGGTCAACGGGCTGACCATGGGCGATGTGGCCGACCTCGGCAACTTCATGGGCGCGGTCATCGACGAGCGCGCCTTCGCCAAGAACAAGGCGGCGATCGACCGGGCGAAGTCCGACCCCACGGTCGAGGTCGTCGCGGGCGGCTCCTACGACGACAGCGAGGGCTGGTTCGTCCGCCCGACCGTGCTGGTCTCCACCGACCCGGAGAACGAGATCTTCAAGGACGAGTACTTCGGGCCGATCCTCGGGGTGCACGTCTACGAGGACGAGGAGTACGACGCGATGCTGCGGCAGATGGAGTCGGCCGCCCCGTACGGGCTGACCGGCGCCATCATCGCCCAGGACCGCGCGGCGGCGGCCGCCGCCTGTGAGGCGCTGCGCTTCGCGGCCGGCAACTTCTACATCAACGACAAGCCGACCGGTGCCGTCGTCGGCCAGCAGCCCTTCGGCGGCGGCCGCGCGTCCGGCACCAACGACAAGGCGGGCGCCAAGCAGAACCTGATGCGCTGGACCTCCACCCGCTCCATCAAGGAGACCCTGGTCCCGCCGACCGACTACCGCTACCCGCACATGGGCTGA
- a CDS encoding proline dehydrogenase family protein, with protein MLGPVLLAASRSAAIRRIVSAAPVTRPMVDRFVAGERLAESLGAVRSLTARGLDVTLDHLGEDVTDRSEALRSRDAYLALTEALAAEGLAGRAEMSVKLSAFGQALPGGHDLALANVTPVVEAAAAAGTTVTLDMEDHTTVDSTLAILGELRGRFPQTGAVLQSYLFRTEDDCRALAGEGSRVRLVKGAYKEPASVAHQDKREVDRAYVRCLKILMAGDGYPMIGSHDPRMVAIAQDLAHRLGRKLDEYEFQMLYGIRVAEQDRLVAEGHRMRVYVPYGTDWYGYFMRRLAERPANLTFFLRSLVGRR; from the coding sequence GTGCTGGGACCCGTGCTGCTCGCCGCTTCGCGCAGTGCCGCCATCCGCCGTATCGTCTCGGCCGCGCCGGTCACCCGCCCCATGGTGGACCGCTTCGTCGCCGGGGAACGGCTGGCCGAGTCCCTGGGGGCGGTGCGGTCGCTGACCGCCCGCGGCCTGGACGTCACCCTGGACCATCTGGGCGAGGACGTGACCGACCGGTCCGAGGCGCTGCGCAGCCGTGACGCCTATCTGGCGCTGACCGAGGCGCTGGCCGCCGAGGGGCTCGCCGGGCGCGCGGAGATGTCCGTGAAGCTCTCCGCCTTCGGCCAGGCGCTGCCCGGGGGCCACGATCTGGCGCTGGCCAATGTGACCCCGGTCGTGGAGGCCGCCGCCGCGGCGGGCACGACGGTCACCCTCGACATGGAGGACCACACCACGGTGGACTCCACCCTCGCCATCCTCGGCGAGCTGCGCGGCCGCTTCCCGCAGACCGGCGCGGTCCTCCAGTCCTATCTCTTCCGGACCGAGGACGACTGCCGGGCGCTGGCCGGGGAAGGCTCCCGGGTGCGGCTGGTGAAGGGCGCGTACAAGGAGCCGGCGAGCGTCGCCCACCAGGACAAGCGCGAGGTGGACCGCGCGTATGTGCGCTGTCTGAAGATCCTGATGGCCGGTGACGGCTACCCCATGATCGGCTCGCACGATCCGCGCATGGTCGCCATCGCCCAGGACCTGGCGCACCGCCTCGGGCGCAAACTGGACGAGTACGAGTTCCAGATGCTGTACGGGATCCGCGTGGCCGAGCAGGACCGGCTGGTGGCGGAAGGTCACCGTATGCGGGTTTACGTCCCGTATGGCACAGACTGGTATGGGTACTTCATGCGCCGCCTCGCGGAGCGTCCCGCCAACCTCACATTCTTCCTGCGCTCGCTGGTCGGCCGCCGCTGA
- a CDS encoding PucR family transcriptional regulator, with product MRDDYQQLVDEITAVLRAPATLENRDFALIAFGAQDSEDSDDTAEPALDPVRTRSILQRRSTAAVRAWFEAFGIARAQAPLRIPPDPAAGVFMGRICLPVRHRGVVHGYVWLLDDGHLADLELGGPAGARDPRLARAMETADRIGALLAAEARAGEELGELLRDALTGPPAGRDAARAGLRAALRGAADGPLALVAVVPWTPGTGEDADHPGLPHLPGIVAACALPGDAAAGVSGSPGAAGAGLAALVRLRAASALDPARATAEQLLRSPRATAGGGRPGRPAPRAAAGVSAPRRGLEDLPAAWQEALAAARAAHADTHLGPVAEWSAIGPYRLLAALPALPPDAAVRPLLEPAHAELARTAETFLDCAGQAGRTAQRLGIHRQTLYYRLSRVRQLTGLDLDAGEDRLLLHMTLKAARLGPPGR from the coding sequence ATGCGCGACGACTACCAGCAGCTGGTGGACGAGATCACGGCGGTGCTCCGGGCACCCGCGACCCTGGAGAACCGCGACTTCGCGCTGATCGCCTTCGGCGCCCAGGACAGCGAGGACAGCGATGACACGGCGGAGCCCGCGCTGGACCCGGTGCGCACCCGCTCGATCCTCCAGCGCCGCTCGACGGCGGCGGTGCGGGCCTGGTTCGAGGCGTTCGGGATCGCCCGGGCGCAGGCGCCGCTGCGGATCCCGCCCGACCCGGCGGCCGGGGTGTTCATGGGCCGCATCTGTCTGCCCGTCCGGCACCGCGGGGTGGTGCACGGCTATGTCTGGCTGCTGGACGACGGCCATCTCGCCGATCTGGAGCTGGGCGGCCCGGCGGGCGCGCGGGATCCCCGGCTGGCCCGCGCCATGGAGACCGCGGACCGCATCGGGGCGCTGCTGGCGGCCGAGGCGCGGGCCGGGGAGGAGCTCGGCGAGCTGCTGCGCGACGCGCTGACCGGACCGCCGGCCGGGCGGGACGCCGCCCGCGCCGGGCTGCGGGCCGCGCTGCGCGGAGCGGCCGACGGGCCGCTGGCGCTGGTGGCGGTGGTGCCGTGGACGCCGGGGACCGGCGAGGACGCGGACCACCCGGGTCTTCCGCATCTGCCGGGCATCGTGGCCGCGTGCGCGCTGCCGGGGGACGCGGCGGCAGGGGTGTCCGGGTCGCCCGGGGCGGCAGGCGCGGGGCTGGCGGCGCTGGTCCGGCTGCGCGCGGCCTCCGCCCTGGACCCGGCCCGCGCGACGGCCGAGCAGCTGCTGCGCTCGCCCAGGGCCACGGCGGGTGGCGGGAGACCTGGGAGACCGGCGCCCAGGGCCGCCGCCGGGGTCAGCGCGCCCCGGCGCGGGCTGGAGGATCTGCCCGCCGCCTGGCAGGAGGCGCTGGCCGCCGCGCGGGCGGCGCACGCCGACACCCACCTGGGCCCGGTCGCGGAGTGGTCCGCCATCGGCCCGTACCGGCTGCTGGCCGCGCTGCCCGCGCTGCCGCCCGACGCCGCCGTACGGCCCCTGCTGGAGCCCGCGCACGCCGAACTCGCCCGCACCGCGGAGACCTTCCTCGACTGCGCGGGCCAGGCCGGGCGCACCGCCCAGCGGCTGGGCATCCACCGGCAGACGCTGTACTACCGGCTCTCGCGGGTGCGGCAGCTGACCGGTCTCGACCTGGACGCGGGCGAGGACCGGCTGCTGCTCCACATGACGCTGAAGGCCGCGCGTCTCGGACCGCCGGGGCGCTGA
- a CDS encoding TetR/AcrR family transcriptional regulator: protein MGHREDLLAGAKRCLEEKGWSRTTARDIVAASGANLASIGYHYGSKDALMREALFASMGDWADDVQRSLEADAPAGEGPDAGLRERFESRWTRVLELFDKHQAVWRSQLEAILQVQHDPELRAAFGRAQPEGRQGLVGLIHGIDERDVDEETARVMGSFYMTLVSGMVVQMAIDPGLMPSAHDLVEAMRRIVGDAPDAPDAPDTPAAPTG from the coding sequence ATGGGACATCGAGAGGATCTGCTGGCCGGGGCCAAGCGCTGCCTTGAGGAGAAGGGCTGGTCCCGTACGACGGCGCGGGACATCGTGGCCGCCTCGGGCGCCAATCTGGCCTCCATCGGCTACCACTACGGCTCCAAGGACGCCCTGATGCGGGAGGCGCTCTTCGCCTCCATGGGCGACTGGGCCGATGACGTCCAGCGCTCCCTCGAGGCGGACGCCCCGGCCGGTGAGGGCCCGGACGCCGGGCTGCGGGAGCGGTTCGAGTCCCGGTGGACCCGGGTGCTCGAGCTGTTCGACAAACACCAGGCGGTGTGGCGCTCCCAGTTGGAGGCCATCCTCCAGGTTCAGCACGACCCGGAGCTGCGCGCCGCCTTCGGCCGGGCCCAACCGGAGGGGCGCCAGGGGCTGGTGGGGTTGATCCACGGCATCGACGAGCGCGATGTGGACGAGGAGACCGCCCGGGTCATGGGCTCGTTCTATATGACGCTGGTGAGCGGGATGGTCGTCCAGATGGCCATCGACCCCGGCCTCATGCCCAGCGCCCATGACCTCGTCGAGGCGATGCGCCGGATCGTCGGCGACGCCCCGGACGCCCCAGACGCCCCGGACACCCCCGCGGCCCCGACCGGCTGA
- a CDS encoding MFS transporter, with the protein MTSTSTGPRAGRREWTAFVVLMLPLLLVSMDVSVLYFAVPAISRELHPSSTQQLWIFDIYAFALAGLLITMGALGDRFGRRKLLLFGAAAFGAASVAAAYAQSAEMLIAARAVLGIGGATLMPSTMALIRNLFLDEKQRAKAIAIWSSAMAGGVALGSVLSGVMIEHFWWGSVFLINVPAMVLLLALVPLLVPEFKDPAPGAFDLPSVPLSMAAVLPVIYGLKRIAADNAVGLIPVLSIVAGLAIGAVFVRRQRTRRDAMISPELFHHRGFGPSIALNALATFAMMGSAYFTTQYLQSVLGKGALEAALWSLAPSVCVGIAGPAAAAAVQRGANRAYVIGAGFASAAIGYGILALAGTDALWTVLIGAAVLASGIVAVMSLVTDMAIGTVPPKRAGSAAALLETGQEFGGAMGMAVLGSVGTAVYRSDVKDSLGAGLPADALDQVRETLGAAAGVAGSLKGRAGEHLLDAAREAFTHGMRIASGAGAVVLVAGAVLALVTLRRVGAENAGSTAEDAPSPGADEAVPGR; encoded by the coding sequence ATGACCTCGACTTCCACCGGCCCGCGCGCCGGACGCAGGGAATGGACCGCCTTCGTGGTCCTGATGCTTCCGCTCCTCCTGGTCTCCATGGATGTGTCGGTGCTGTACTTCGCGGTGCCGGCCATCAGCCGGGAGCTGCACCCCAGTTCCACCCAGCAGCTGTGGATCTTCGACATCTACGCCTTCGCCCTCGCCGGGCTGCTCATCACCATGGGAGCGCTGGGCGACCGCTTCGGACGGCGGAAGCTGCTGCTGTTCGGAGCCGCGGCCTTCGGCGCCGCGTCCGTCGCGGCGGCGTACGCGCAGAGCGCCGAGATGCTCATCGCCGCACGGGCGGTGCTCGGGATCGGCGGTGCCACGCTGATGCCCTCGACGATGGCGCTGATCCGCAACCTCTTCCTCGACGAGAAGCAGCGGGCCAAGGCGATCGCGATCTGGTCGTCGGCCATGGCGGGCGGAGTCGCGCTGGGCTCGGTGCTGAGCGGAGTGATGATCGAGCACTTCTGGTGGGGCTCGGTCTTCCTGATCAACGTTCCGGCGATGGTGCTGCTGCTGGCGCTGGTGCCGCTCCTGGTGCCGGAGTTCAAGGACCCCGCGCCCGGGGCGTTCGATCTGCCGAGCGTGCCGCTGTCGATGGCCGCGGTGCTGCCGGTGATCTACGGCCTGAAGAGGATCGCCGCCGACAACGCCGTCGGCCTGATCCCGGTGCTGTCCATCGTGGCCGGTCTCGCCATCGGCGCCGTCTTCGTACGGCGCCAGCGCACCCGGCGCGACGCGATGATCAGCCCGGAGCTGTTCCACCACCGCGGTTTCGGCCCGTCGATCGCGCTCAACGCGCTGGCCACCTTCGCCATGATGGGCTCGGCCTACTTCACCACCCAGTATCTCCAGTCGGTGCTCGGCAAGGGCGCGTTGGAGGCGGCGCTGTGGAGCCTGGCCCCGTCCGTCTGCGTCGGCATCGCCGGTCCCGCCGCGGCCGCGGCGGTCCAGCGCGGCGCCAACCGGGCGTATGTGATCGGCGCGGGCTTCGCGTCCGCGGCCATCGGCTACGGGATCCTGGCCCTGGCCGGTACGGACGCGCTGTGGACCGTGCTGATCGGCGCCGCCGTCCTGGCCAGCGGGATCGTCGCGGTGATGTCGCTGGTCACCGACATGGCGATCGGCACCGTCCCGCCGAAGCGGGCGGGTTCGGCGGCCGCGCTGCTGGAGACGGGCCAGGAGTTCGGCGGGGCGATGGGCATGGCGGTGCTCGGCAGCGTCGGCACCGCCGTCTACCGGAGCGACGTCAAGGACTCGCTGGGCGCCGGACTGCCCGCCGACGCGCTCGACCAGGTGCGCGAGACGCTGGGCGCGGCCGCCGGGGTGGCGGGTTCGCTGAAGGGGCGGGCCGGGGAGCACCTGCTGGACGCGGCGCGGGAGGCGTTCACCCACGGGATGCGGATCGCGTCCGGGGCCGGGGCGGTGGTCCTGGTGGCAGGCGCCGTCCTGGCCCTGGTGACGCTGCGCCGGGTCGGCGCGGAGAACGCCGGGTCCACGGCCGAGGACGCGCCCTCGCCCGGCGCGGACGAGGCGGTGCCGGGTCGCTGA
- a CDS encoding glycoside hydrolase family 6 protein: MRITRALAAAGLAAAFLIGAAYTPQAVAGELPGDTRFFNNPDSLVNKWVAANPGDSRQPRIASRIASQPQAAWFSRYSPATVTEDVRKVTSAASAKGQTPVLVTYQIPNRDCGGASAGGAPDLASYDTWVRGFAAGLGSGPAVIILEPDSIALISCLSPTELSGRYASLARAATAIHSANPHARVYFDAGHSAWNSAAVQASRLRSAGVLTSGDGIYSNVSNFRRTADEVAFAKSVLAQLGTSSGLTAVIDTSRNGNGPAPDNAWCDPHGRKVGENPTANTGDPAIDAYLWVKPPGEVDGCAGPAGTFSPDYAYELAG; the protein is encoded by the coding sequence GTGCGCATCACCAGAGCGTTAGCGGCAGCCGGGCTCGCCGCCGCCTTCCTGATCGGCGCGGCCTACACACCGCAGGCCGTCGCGGGCGAACTGCCGGGCGACACCCGGTTCTTCAACAACCCCGACTCGCTCGTCAACAAGTGGGTCGCCGCCAATCCGGGCGACTCCCGGCAACCGCGCATCGCCTCGCGGATCGCCAGTCAGCCCCAGGCCGCGTGGTTCTCCCGGTACTCCCCCGCCACCGTCACCGAGGACGTCCGGAAGGTGACCTCCGCCGCCTCCGCCAAGGGCCAGACCCCCGTCCTGGTGACGTACCAGATCCCCAACCGCGACTGCGGCGGGGCCTCCGCGGGCGGCGCGCCCGACCTCGCGAGCTATGACACATGGGTGCGCGGCTTCGCCGCCGGGCTGGGCAGCGGGCCCGCCGTCATCATCCTCGAACCCGACTCGATCGCGCTCATCAGCTGTCTCTCGCCCACCGAGCTGAGCGGCCGCTACGCCTCACTGGCCCGCGCCGCCACCGCCATCCACAGCGCGAACCCCCACGCCCGGGTGTACTTCGACGCCGGTCACTCGGCCTGGAACAGCGCCGCCGTCCAGGCCTCGCGGCTCCGCTCGGCCGGGGTGCTGACCAGCGGCGACGGCATCTACAGCAATGTCTCCAACTTCCGCCGCACCGCCGACGAGGTGGCCTTCGCCAAGAGCGTGCTCGCCCAGCTCGGCACCTCCTCGGGGCTCACCGCCGTCATCGACACCAGCCGCAACGGCAACGGCCCCGCCCCCGACAACGCCTGGTGCGACCCCCACGGCCGCAAGGTCGGCGAAAACCCCACGGCGAACACCGGCGACCCGGCCATCGACGCCTACCTCTGGGTCAAGCCCCCGGGCGAAGTCGACGGCTGCGCGGGCCCGGCGGGCACCTTCTCACCGGACTACGCGTACGAGCTGGCGGGCTAG
- a CDS encoding Uma2 family endonuclease translates to MTAEPLPAWAFPPPGGFTADDLDRIPDLPPHTELIDGSLVFVSPQKSFHSLAMYLLEKGLRASVPETLRVRREMTITLDSGNRPEPDISVVRAEATTADAHETGYKAVDTVLAVEVVSPESQLRDRKRKPQLYAEAGIQHFWLIEKDAGSRPVVHVYELDSVTGCYVPSGIHHDRLKLTVPFDIDIDLTEIDRL, encoded by the coding sequence ATGACTGCTGAACCGCTTCCGGCCTGGGCCTTTCCGCCCCCGGGCGGATTCACCGCAGACGACCTTGACCGCATTCCGGATCTCCCGCCGCACACTGAGCTGATCGACGGGAGCCTGGTCTTCGTGAGTCCGCAGAAGAGTTTTCACTCGCTGGCGATGTATTTGCTGGAGAAGGGGCTCCGGGCGTCGGTGCCGGAGACGCTGCGGGTGCGCCGCGAGATGACGATCACTCTCGACAGCGGCAACCGTCCCGAGCCGGATATCTCCGTCGTGCGGGCCGAGGCGACCACCGCTGACGCCCATGAGACGGGCTACAAGGCTGTTGACACCGTCCTCGCGGTAGAGGTGGTGTCGCCGGAATCACAACTTCGCGACCGCAAGCGGAAGCCGCAGCTCTATGCCGAGGCGGGGATCCAGCACTTCTGGCTGATCGAGAAGGACGCGGGCAGCCGCCCCGTTGTGCACGTGTACGAGTTGGATTCAGTGACCGGCTGCTACGTCCCCTCCGGTATCCACCACGACCGCCTGAAGCTCACGGTCCCCTTCGACATCGACATCGACCTCACCGAGATCGATCGGCTGTAG
- a CDS encoding TetR/AcrR family transcriptional regulator — MPRPRSLTPDQLASAALAVLDREGLAGLSMRAVAKELGMSTMGLYRYVDDREELEGLVVERVLGAVDTTPPDPGAPWGERLRIMVGRLRDTVSAHPAVLPLTLTHRHRSPSSLRWAETALAILTEAGLDGERRVLALRALLGYVIGAIQLEHLGPLSGAGTVTISELPSDEFPYLADTARQARSVGVEREFFGGLEVFLRGLGA; from the coding sequence ATGCCACGACCCCGCTCCCTCACCCCCGATCAGCTGGCCTCGGCCGCCCTCGCCGTCCTCGATCGTGAGGGGCTCGCCGGGCTCTCGATGCGCGCCGTCGCCAAGGAACTCGGAATGAGCACGATGGGGCTCTACCGCTATGTGGACGATCGCGAGGAGCTCGAAGGGCTGGTCGTCGAGCGTGTCCTCGGTGCCGTCGACACCACGCCGCCCGATCCCGGAGCCCCATGGGGCGAACGACTCCGGATCATGGTCGGCCGACTGCGCGACACCGTCAGCGCCCACCCCGCGGTCCTCCCGCTGACCCTCACCCACCGGCACCGTTCCCCCAGCTCGCTGCGGTGGGCGGAGACGGCGCTCGCGATCCTCACCGAGGCGGGCCTGGACGGCGAACGCCGGGTCCTCGCCCTGCGCGCCCTCCTCGGCTATGTGATCGGCGCGATCCAGCTCGAACACCTCGGACCGCTGTCCGGCGCGGGCACGGTCACGATCTCCGAGCTGCCGTCCGACGAGTTCCCGTACCTGGCCGACACGGCACGACAGGCGCGGAGCGTGGGGGTGGAGCGGGAGTTCTTCGGCGGGCTGGAGGTCTTCCTGCGTGGGCTGGGCGCCTAG
- a CDS encoding peroxiredoxin-like family protein, whose translation MEPGSVVSARTLAPVTGPAVAVPDPDRLIHLQFRRFAGCPVCNLHLRSIVRRHQEIEAAGIREVVVFHSPAEELREHTDGLPFAVVADPGKRLYREFGVEQARRALLSPRAWGPIAWALVTGVWAVLRGREKLPEPSQPGGRLGLPADFLIRGEGVGGDGRVIAAKHGEHAYAQWSVDELLELAARAPRPDPTP comes from the coding sequence ATGGAGCCCGGCTCCGTCGTCTCCGCCCGCACCCTCGCCCCCGTGACCGGTCCGGCCGTCGCCGTGCCCGACCCTGACCGGCTGATCCACCTTCAATTCCGGCGCTTCGCCGGATGCCCCGTCTGCAATCTCCATCTGCGCTCGATCGTGCGGCGCCACCAGGAGATCGAGGCGGCCGGAATCCGGGAGGTGGTGGTCTTCCACTCCCCCGCCGAGGAGTTGCGCGAGCACACGGACGGGCTGCCGTTCGCCGTCGTCGCCGACCCCGGGAAGCGGTTGTACCGGGAGTTCGGGGTGGAGCAGGCGCGCAGGGCCCTGCTCAGCCCGCGCGCCTGGGGGCCGATCGCGTGGGCGCTGGTCACCGGCGTGTGGGCGGTCCTCCGCGGCCGGGAGAAGCTCCCCGAGCCCAGCCAGCCCGGGGGCCGGCTCGGGCTGCCCGCGGACTTCCTGATCCGCGGGGAGGGCGTCGGCGGGGACGGCCGCGTCATCGCCGCCAAGCACGGTGAGCACGCCTACGCCCAGTGGTCGGTGGATGAGCTGCTGGAGCTGGCCGCCCGCGCGCCACGCCCCGACCCCACTCCCTGA
- a CDS encoding MFS transporter, which translates to MSQPSQAPPQANPRRWLALVFIGLAQLMIVLDITIVNIALPSAQKDLGISDGDRQWVITAYTLAFGSLLLLGGRIADYTGRKRTFLIGLLGFAGASALGGAASGFEMLLAARALQGAFAALLAPSALSLLAVNFTEPRERAKAFGIFGAIAAGGGAIGLVVGGLLTEYLDWRWCLYVNVPIAVVAAISWSVLPTDTRAEGRARFDIPGVVLAVCGLVAVVYACSEAESEGWGSRLVTGLLVLGAVLLFAFVMVERNVARPLLPPRVVGDRTRGSAYLAVGLSVVGMFAMFLFLTYYMQIVKGYSALLTGVAFLPMTGAVLIGAGGVASRLIPKVPPRLLVAPGLLIAATGVVLLVPLDVDSSYAAGVLPAELLVGFGMGLVMAPSMNYATHGVGAGDAGVASATVNTAQQIGGSIGTAMLNTIATSATSDYMASHARQMTPQTAKATAKAGLVEGFSHAFVVSSSILVGAAVVVALLMNTPRPVREPGTEGATPLPAHMG; encoded by the coding sequence ATGTCCCAGCCCTCACAGGCGCCGCCGCAGGCCAACCCGCGGCGCTGGCTCGCCCTCGTCTTCATCGGCCTGGCCCAGCTGATGATCGTCCTCGACATCACCATCGTGAACATCGCCCTGCCGTCGGCCCAGAAGGACCTCGGCATCTCCGACGGCGACCGGCAGTGGGTCATCACCGCCTACACCCTGGCGTTCGGCAGTCTGCTGCTGCTCGGCGGCCGGATCGCGGACTACACCGGCCGTAAGCGCACCTTCCTCATCGGGCTGCTGGGGTTCGCCGGGGCCTCCGCGCTCGGCGGCGCCGCCTCCGGTTTCGAGATGCTGCTCGCGGCCCGCGCCCTCCAGGGCGCCTTCGCCGCGCTGCTCGCCCCCTCGGCGCTGTCGCTGCTCGCGGTGAACTTCACCGAGCCCCGTGAGCGCGCCAAGGCGTTCGGCATCTTCGGTGCGATCGCGGCGGGCGGCGGTGCGATCGGGCTGGTCGTCGGCGGGCTGCTGACCGAGTACCTCGACTGGCGCTGGTGCCTGTACGTCAATGTGCCGATCGCGGTCGTCGCGGCCATCAGCTGGTCCGTGCTGCCCACCGACACCCGCGCCGAGGGCCGGGCCCGCTTCGACATCCCCGGTGTGGTGCTGGCGGTGTGCGGGCTGGTGGCCGTGGTCTACGCGTGCAGCGAGGCCGAGTCCGAGGGCTGGGGCTCCCGGCTGGTGACCGGGCTGCTCGTCCTGGGCGCGGTGCTGCTCTTCGCCTTCGTCATGGTGGAGCGGAACGTGGCACGGCCGCTGCTGCCGCCGAGGGTCGTGGGGGACCGCACCCGTGGCAGCGCCTATCTGGCGGTCGGCCTCTCGGTGGTCGGCATGTTCGCGATGTTCCTCTTCCTCACGTACTACATGCAGATCGTCAAGGGGTACTCGGCGCTGCTCACCGGTGTGGCGTTCCTGCCGATGACCGGGGCGGTGCTGATCGGCGCGGGCGGCGTCGCCTCCCGCCTCATCCCCAAGGTGCCGCCGCGGCTGCTGGTGGCGCCCGGCCTGCTGATCGCGGCCACCGGTGTCGTCCTGCTGGTGCCCCTGGACGTCGACAGCTCGTACGCGGCGGGGGTGCTGCCCGCCGAGCTCCTGGTCGGCTTCGGCATGGGCCTGGTGATGGCGCCCTCGATGAACTACGCGACCCATGGCGTGGGGGCGGGGGACGCGGGCGTCGCCTCCGCCACCGTCAACACCGCCCAGCAGATCGGCGGTTCGATCGGCACGGCGATGCTCAACACCATCGCCACCAGTGCGACCTCCGACTACATGGCCTCGCACGCCCGGCAGATGACACCGCAGACCGCCAAGGCGACCGCCAAGGCCGGTCTGGTCGAGGGCTTCTCGCACGCCTTCGTCGTCTCGTCCTCGATCCTCGTGGGAGCCGCGGTGGTCGTGGCCCTGCTGATGAACACCCCGCGCCCGGTACGCGAACCCGGCACCGAAGGCGCCACCCCGCTCCCCGCCCACATGGGCTGA